The Sulfitobacter sp. S223 genome has a window encoding:
- a CDS encoding chloramphenicol acetyltransferase → MARLTEDKPFLHPDCEITDASFGRYTEIGRGSRLAHSHIGDYSYCDRFADIANTTVGKFSNIAAYVRIGATDHPMEKASLHHFHYRSADYFDDESDDADWFKHRRTRRTTIGHDTWLGNGAQVRPEVTIGHGAIVAGGAIVTKDVAPYMIVAGIPAVSLRARFAPDVAERLLALAWWDWPHPRLRAALEDFRTLRAEEFLDRYE, encoded by the coding sequence ATGGCAAGGCTGACCGAAGACAAACCCTTTTTGCACCCCGACTGCGAGATCACTGATGCAAGTTTTGGCAGATACACAGAAATCGGACGCGGCAGCCGACTTGCTCACAGTCACATCGGCGATTATTCCTACTGTGACCGGTTCGCCGACATTGCCAACACCACCGTGGGCAAATTCTCCAACATCGCTGCTTACGTGCGGATCGGAGCAACCGATCACCCGATGGAAAAGGCCAGCTTGCATCACTTTCACTATCGGTCGGCGGACTATTTTGACGATGAATCTGACGACGCAGACTGGTTCAAACACCGACGCACACGCCGCACCACAATCGGTCATGACACGTGGTTGGGCAACGGCGCACAGGTGCGACCGGAAGTGACCATAGGACATGGCGCAATCGTGGCTGGCGGCGCTATCGTCACCAAGGATGTGGCCCCCTATATGATTGTCGCCGGCATACCGGCTGTCTCTCTCAGGGCGCGGTTTGCGCCTGACGTGGCTGAACGCCTGCTGGCGTTGGCATGGTGGGATTGGCCGCATCCACGTCTGCGCGCGGCGTTAGAGGATTTCCGTACCTTGCGTGCCGAAGAATTTTTGGACCGCTATGAATAG
- the phnE gene encoding phosphonate ABC transporter, permease protein PhnE: MNTATLHAQTVTQFSRKKLTAVAVPMIICAYFAYIFVSFDMAGLGDRINLNNARTLVSDTYSYKTHVAQDNRDGTVKIAIEGERKAQYPDGMRPDWISQSEDVTTVDLGRGHTITLGAEVRYDIPGYGTVTARPDGSGVNAVFPQGDLPEYINASKNRMMIATEAGRLTVTRARAEVFKYDYGWELFFFTLDSPYYGIGPAQLASEALSGEATAIWNDFWTNKMWRHGDVFWALLETLLMAFLGTFGAAIIALPLAFLAARNFTPLGVLRFTARRVFDFLRGVDGLIWTIVLSRAFGPGPLTGALAILLTDTGSFGKMFSEALENVDEKQIEGIASTGAKPLQRYRFGVIPQITPVLLSQILYYLESNTRSATIIGAITGGGIGLLLTQAIATQKDWEEVSYYIVLIILLVMSMDTLSGWLRRKLIKGDGGGH; encoded by the coding sequence ATGAACACCGCAACGCTGCATGCACAGACCGTCACACAGTTTAGCCGTAAGAAGCTGACCGCCGTCGCGGTGCCGATGATCATATGCGCCTATTTCGCATATATCTTCGTGTCCTTCGACATGGCTGGATTGGGGGACCGGATCAACCTTAACAACGCCCGTACGCTGGTCTCTGATACCTACAGCTACAAAACCCATGTCGCGCAGGATAACCGTGACGGTACGGTCAAAATAGCGATCGAGGGGGAGCGCAAAGCGCAGTACCCCGATGGCATGCGTCCCGATTGGATAAGCCAAAGCGAAGATGTCACAACGGTTGATCTGGGCCGAGGTCATACGATCACTTTGGGGGCAGAGGTCCGCTATGACATTCCGGGCTATGGCACGGTAACAGCGCGCCCGGATGGAAGCGGGGTAAATGCGGTATTCCCGCAAGGCGATTTGCCAGAGTACATCAATGCCTCGAAAAACCGGATGATGATCGCGACCGAAGCAGGCCGCCTAACGGTGACCCGGGCCCGCGCCGAAGTGTTCAAATACGACTATGGCTGGGAACTGTTCTTCTTCACGCTCGACAGCCCCTATTACGGGATTGGGCCAGCACAGCTTGCATCAGAGGCCCTGAGCGGAGAGGCTACCGCCATCTGGAATGATTTCTGGACCAATAAGATGTGGCGCCATGGTGATGTCTTCTGGGCCCTGCTTGAAACATTACTAATGGCATTTCTGGGTACTTTCGGCGCCGCAATCATCGCGCTACCGCTCGCATTTCTTGCGGCGCGGAATTTCACACCGCTGGGCGTTCTGCGCTTTACCGCGAGACGGGTGTTCGATTTCCTGCGTGGCGTAGACGGGCTGATCTGGACGATCGTGTTGAGCCGCGCGTTCGGCCCCGGCCCATTGACTGGCGCCCTTGCCATACTGCTGACCGATACGGGTTCATTCGGGAAAATGTTTTCCGAAGCCCTAGAAAACGTCGATGAAAAGCAAATCGAAGGCATCGCCTCAACCGGTGCAAAGCCATTGCAGCGCTACCGCTTTGGTGTGATCCCGCAGATCACACCGGTCTTGCTGAGCCAGATACTCTATTATCTGGAATCCAACACCCGTTCTGCCACGATCATTGGCGCCATCACCGGCGGTGGCATCGGATTGCTGCTGACGCAGGCCATTGCGACGCAAAAGGACTGGGAAGAAGTGAGCTACTACATCGTGCTGATCATCTTGCTGGTGATGTCGATGGACACGCTGTCAGGCTGGCTACGGCGCAAGCTGATCAAGGGCGACGGAGGCGGGCATTGA